One Dietzia sp. JS16-p6b genomic window carries:
- a CDS encoding HAD family hydrolase has translation MRGLIVDYFGVLDGTEEDRESWREIFIGARANDVRLAVLSNEPEGPGADRVREDARAYGIDHVVLSGLTGVEKPDPEAFLEAARRLELEPRECVMVDDAIENVLGAVQTGMIGVFYQVFDRAAVEIRGLLGLDEAV, from the coding sequence ATGCGAGGACTGATTGTCGACTACTTCGGGGTGCTGGACGGCACGGAAGAGGACCGCGAGAGCTGGCGGGAGATCTTCATCGGTGCACGTGCCAACGACGTACGCCTGGCGGTCCTCAGCAACGAACCCGAGGGCCCGGGTGCCGACCGGGTGCGTGAGGACGCCCGCGCCTACGGGATCGATCACGTGGTGCTCAGCGGGCTGACCGGGGTGGAGAAACCCGATCCCGAGGCGTTCCTCGAGGCGGCGAGACGCCTCGAGCTGGAGCCGCGCGAGTGCGTGATGGTCGACGACGCGATCGAGAACGTCCTGGGCGCGGTGCAGACGGGCATGATCGGGGTGTTCTACCAGGTCTTCGACCGCGCGGCCGTGGAGATCCGCGGGCTGCTCGGACTCGACGAGGCGGTCTGA
- a CDS encoding wax ester/triacylglycerol synthase family O-acyltransferase, which produces MAARLATADADLLLGDATRSRSRHSCSLALVSRDDPWDIDRVMEFVDARLADAPRFRQRIRYVPFGLARAVWVDDPDFDLSFHVRRSALPAPGGVRQLADLVARLVDRPLEPGRPLWELYLIEGLGDGRLAVLTKTHHVLLGGPNAVDLAQVLMTDEKASADVHEVATWTPVPSPGDGVLVLDALITIATDPLELVRRSARLVNAVERASRGLVGAASLTVLRPPGGLAEMFRTSRPRGSRVGLASFPLDRARAIARDHGCKVNDVVLAVLCGALRSWILSCGHPLSTADTLRAIVPMAVSSESGTAEGSDGPEASAEATSAEIASALIGMPVGEPNPRMRLAQISRETATQRHPRQAVGAKSLARLSGFAPPTLHALGSRAAIMLPSDSYDLVVTNAPGPQHKMFWGDGELAEVYPVPALLDGQALAVSMSSYSGVVYCGFTADRQAVPDVEEIGELISSALDELTGTSR; this is translated from the coding sequence GTGGCGGCCAGGCTGGCGACGGCGGACGCGGATCTGCTCCTCGGGGACGCCACCCGATCACGGAGTCGGCACTCCTGCTCCCTGGCGCTCGTCTCCCGGGACGATCCCTGGGACATCGACCGGGTGATGGAATTCGTCGACGCCCGACTGGCCGACGCACCCCGGTTCCGGCAGCGCATCCGGTACGTCCCGTTCGGGCTGGCCCGGGCGGTCTGGGTCGACGATCCGGACTTCGACCTGAGCTTCCACGTGCGGCGGTCCGCCCTGCCGGCTCCCGGCGGGGTGCGGCAGCTCGCCGATCTGGTGGCCCGGCTGGTCGACCGTCCGCTCGAACCCGGCCGGCCGCTGTGGGAGCTCTACCTCATCGAGGGTCTCGGCGACGGGCGGCTGGCGGTGCTCACCAAGACCCACCACGTCCTGCTCGGCGGCCCCAACGCCGTGGACCTCGCACAGGTCCTCATGACCGACGAGAAGGCGTCTGCTGACGTGCACGAGGTGGCCACCTGGACCCCCGTCCCGTCACCGGGCGACGGGGTCCTCGTGCTGGACGCCTTGATCACCATCGCCACGGACCCCCTGGAGCTGGTCCGACGCTCGGCCCGTCTGGTGAACGCGGTGGAGAGGGCGAGCCGGGGTCTGGTCGGCGCGGCGAGTCTCACCGTCCTGCGCCCGCCCGGGGGACTGGCGGAGATGTTCCGGACCTCCCGACCCCGCGGCAGCAGGGTCGGGCTGGCGTCGTTCCCCCTGGACCGGGCACGCGCGATCGCGAGGGACCACGGCTGCAAGGTCAACGACGTGGTCCTGGCAGTCCTCTGTGGGGCGCTGCGGTCGTGGATCCTGTCCTGCGGTCACCCCCTCTCGACTGCCGACACCCTCCGCGCGATCGTCCCGATGGCCGTGTCCTCGGAGTCAGGCACGGCCGAGGGTTCCGATGGTCCCGAGGCCTCCGCGGAGGCGACCTCGGCGGAGATCGCCTCCGCGCTCATCGGGATGCCGGTGGGGGAGCCCAACCCCAGGATGCGGCTCGCGCAGATCTCCAGGGAGACGGCCACCCAGCGGCATCCCAGACAGGCGGTGGGTGCCAAGTCGTTGGCCCGACTCTCGGGTTTCGCCCCGCCCACCCTGCACGCGCTGGGTTCCCGCGCCGCGATCATGTTGCCGTCGGACAGCTATGACCTGGTCGTCACCAATGCGCCCGGTCCGCAGCACAAGATGTTCTGGGGTGACGGTGAGCTCGCTGAGGTCTATCCCGTGCCGGCGCTGCTCGACGGTCAGGCGCTGGCCGTGTCCATGAGCAGTTACTCGGGGGTGGTCTACTGCGGGTTCACCGCGGACCGTCAGGCGGTGCCGGACGTGGAGGAGATCGGGGAGCTCATCTCCTCGGCGCTGGACGAGCTCACCGGCACCTCCCGCTGA
- a CDS encoding ferredoxin reductase, with protein MTESTSGLNRVLRAAAARVPEPRAAHRFLNRLTHPLRMDDYSSLIYPLWSSRELRGEVVSVRREAEDTVTLVIKPGWGATPHYQPGQYLGIGVLLDGRWTWRSYSLTSAPTTGRGEYSVTVKALPEGLLSNHIVGTVEPGTIVRLAAPAGDFHLPTPTPPKLMFVTAGSGITPVMGMLRSLDRRSVTEPFPDVVHVHSVREREDALFYDELRALEKTQPGYVLHLRVTSEEGRIDSRQMSALVPDWSERPTWACGPNAMLDELDEHFRATNRDDLHVERFTVNRDAGASGGTVTFGSTGKTVELDGATTILEGGEKVGVQMPFGCRMGICQTCVVGLDEGHVRDLRNGTDHGPGERIQTCVSVALGDVELKL; from the coding sequence GTGACCGAGTCGACCAGCGGGCTCAACCGTGTACTGCGCGCAGCGGCTGCGAGGGTTCCTGAACCCCGGGCCGCACATCGATTCCTCAACCGCCTCACACACCCGCTCCGGATGGACGACTACTCGTCGCTCATCTATCCGCTGTGGTCCTCCCGCGAACTGCGCGGCGAGGTGGTGTCGGTGCGCCGCGAGGCGGAGGACACCGTCACGCTGGTCATCAAGCCCGGCTGGGGCGCGACCCCGCACTACCAGCCCGGCCAGTATCTGGGCATCGGCGTGCTTCTCGACGGCCGCTGGACCTGGCGCTCCTACTCCCTGACCTCGGCCCCCACCACCGGCCGCGGCGAGTACTCGGTGACCGTCAAGGCGCTTCCCGAGGGACTTCTCAGCAACCACATCGTCGGCACCGTCGAGCCCGGGACCATCGTCCGTCTCGCGGCACCGGCGGGCGACTTCCACCTGCCGACGCCGACCCCTCCCAAGCTGATGTTCGTGACCGCCGGTTCCGGGATCACCCCGGTCATGGGGATGCTCCGGTCCCTGGACCGCCGTTCGGTCACCGAACCGTTCCCGGACGTCGTCCACGTGCACTCGGTGCGTGAGAGGGAGGACGCGCTCTTCTACGACGAGCTGCGCGCCCTCGAGAAGACCCAACCCGGTTACGTCCTGCATCTCCGGGTGACCAGCGAGGAGGGCCGCATCGACTCGCGCCAGATGTCCGCCCTCGTCCCCGACTGGTCGGAGCGTCCGACATGGGCGTGCGGGCCCAACGCGATGCTCGACGAGCTCGACGAGCACTTCAGAGCCACGAATCGGGACGACCTCCACGTGGAGCGCTTCACCGTCAACCGGGACGCCGGGGCCTCGGGCGGGACCGTGACGTTCGGGTCGACCGGCAAGACCGTCGAGCTCGACGGTGCCACCACCATCCTCGAGGGCGGGGAGAAGGTGGGCGTGCAGATGCCCTTCGGCTGTCGGATGGGGATCTGCCAGACGTGTGTCGTGGGACTCGACGAGGGGCACGTCCGCGATCTGCGCAACGGCACCGACCACGGACCCGGTGAGCGGATCCAGACCTGCGTCTCGGTGGCGTTGGGGGACGTCGAGCTCAAGCTCTGA
- the rsgA gene encoding ribosome small subunit-dependent GTPase A, translating into MATRRGGSGARGWDESDIRIRPGKGSRPRTKRRPSHSDAASAMVVSVDRGRWGCVLLDDGPDHVAGTRIVTMRARELGRTPIVVGDHVGVVGDLTGTRDTLSRIVRVADRSTVLRRTADDSDPYERVVVANAELLLIVVAVADPPPRAGFVARALVAAYTGGLDPVLCLTKGDLDDPSVFAAEFEALDVPVLRTGIDDDLGALHDRIDGRISAMIGHSGVGKSTLVNRLIPDAHRATGAVSGVGKGRHTSTQSVALELGSGGWVVDTPGIRSFGLAHVSPDDVVAAFSDLDAIAQDCPRGCTHQGPPADPECRFDTVIDPAVHRRALAVRELLGALQSNDAWALGSDQD; encoded by the coding sequence GTGGCCACCAGGCGGGGCGGGAGCGGCGCGCGCGGCTGGGACGAGTCCGACATCCGGATCCGGCCGGGCAAGGGGTCGAGGCCGCGAACCAAACGCAGGCCCAGCCACTCCGACGCGGCGTCCGCGATGGTCGTGAGCGTCGACCGGGGGCGCTGGGGCTGCGTGCTGCTCGACGACGGCCCCGACCACGTCGCCGGCACCCGGATCGTCACCATGCGGGCCCGCGAGCTCGGCCGCACGCCCATCGTCGTGGGCGACCACGTCGGCGTGGTCGGGGACCTCACCGGCACCCGGGACACCCTGTCGAGGATCGTCCGGGTCGCCGACCGCAGCACGGTGCTGCGCCGGACCGCCGACGACTCCGACCCGTACGAGCGGGTCGTGGTGGCCAACGCCGAACTGCTCCTCATCGTCGTCGCGGTCGCGGACCCCCCGCCCCGCGCCGGCTTCGTGGCCCGCGCCCTCGTGGCGGCCTACACGGGCGGACTGGACCCCGTCCTGTGCCTGACCAAGGGTGACCTCGACGACCCGTCGGTGTTCGCCGCCGAGTTCGAGGCACTCGACGTCCCCGTCCTGCGGACCGGGATCGACGACGACCTCGGGGCCCTGCACGATCGGATCGACGGCCGGATCTCCGCCATGATCGGCCACTCGGGGGTCGGGAAGTCCACCCTCGTCAACCGTCTGATCCCCGACGCCCACCGGGCGACCGGCGCGGTCTCGGGAGTGGGCAAGGGCCGGCACACCTCGACCCAGTCGGTCGCCCTCGAACTGGGATCGGGGGGCTGGGTGGTGGACACCCCGGGGATCCGGAGCTTCGGACTGGCGCACGTCTCGCCCGACGACGTGGTGGCGGCGTTCTCCGATCTGGACGCGATCGCTCAGGACTGCCCGCGGGGCTGCACCCACCAGGGCCCGCCCGCCGATCCGGAGTGCAGGTTCGACACCGTCATCGACCCCGCGGTCCACCGACGCGCGCTGGCCGTGAGAGAACTCCTCGGCGCCCTGCAGTCCAACGACGCGTGGGCGCTCGGGTCGGATCAGGACTGA
- the aroA gene encoding 3-phosphoshikimate 1-carboxyvinyltransferase → MRDNDQVSHWNAPVADTPVNAVVPVPGSKSLTNRALVLAALADASARVSGTLRSRDTDLMIGALGALGTRIEGPGGPLGPDDTELVVTPGPLHGADVECGLAGTVMRFVPPLAALATGISTFDGDPAARVRPQATVLDALRSLGADVTGDRLPFSVSGTGSLRGGRVEMDASASSQFVSGLLLSAARFDDGVELVHVGASAVPSGPHIEMTLAMLRESGVVVEQPTASSWRVAPGPISAVDRVVEPDLSNATPFLAAAAVTGGSVRVPRWPVATTQPGDAIRGILQDMGATVTLETVDGADHGTLVVVGPDHLSPVDVDLSAIGELTPTIAALCALADGPSTLTGIAHLRGHETDRLAALAAELGAVGCDVTERADGLEIVPGSLHGAPWRAYADHRMATAGAIIGLVVPGIEVDDIDSTAKTMPGFTSMWTGMLAGGTT, encoded by the coding sequence ATGCGCGACAATGACCAGGTGAGTCATTGGAACGCCCCCGTCGCCGACACGCCCGTGAACGCCGTGGTCCCGGTGCCCGGGTCCAAGTCGCTGACCAACCGCGCCCTCGTCCTGGCCGCGCTGGCCGACGCCTCCGCGCGGGTGAGCGGGACGTTGCGCAGCCGGGACACCGACCTGATGATCGGAGCGCTCGGTGCTCTCGGAACCCGGATCGAGGGCCCCGGGGGACCGCTCGGCCCCGACGACACCGAACTGGTCGTCACACCCGGGCCGTTGCACGGGGCGGACGTCGAGTGCGGCCTGGCCGGGACGGTCATGCGGTTCGTACCTCCACTCGCCGCGCTCGCCACCGGCATATCGACGTTCGACGGTGACCCCGCCGCGCGGGTGCGTCCGCAGGCCACGGTCCTCGACGCGCTCCGCTCGCTCGGGGCCGACGTCACCGGGGACAGGCTCCCGTTCTCGGTGTCCGGGACGGGTTCCCTCCGGGGTGGACGGGTGGAGATGGACGCCTCGGCCTCCTCTCAGTTCGTCTCCGGACTGCTGCTCTCCGCCGCCCGCTTCGACGACGGGGTGGAACTGGTCCACGTGGGCGCGTCCGCCGTCCCGTCCGGTCCGCACATCGAGATGACGCTGGCGATGCTCAGGGAGTCCGGGGTGGTTGTCGAACAGCCCACGGCGTCGTCCTGGCGCGTGGCTCCGGGGCCGATCTCCGCAGTCGACCGGGTGGTGGAGCCCGACCTGTCCAATGCCACCCCGTTCCTCGCCGCGGCCGCCGTCACCGGCGGGTCCGTGCGCGTGCCCCGCTGGCCGGTGGCCACCACACAACCGGGGGACGCCATCCGCGGGATCCTTCAGGACATGGGCGCGACCGTGACCCTCGAGACCGTCGACGGGGCGGACCACGGGACCCTCGTCGTCGTCGGACCCGACCACCTGTCACCCGTGGACGTGGATCTGTCCGCCATCGGTGAGCTCACCCCGACGATCGCCGCACTGTGCGCGCTCGCCGACGGCCCGTCCACGCTCACCGGGATCGCCCACCTCCGCGGGCACGAGACCGATCGTCTCGCCGCCCTCGCCGCCGAACTCGGCGCGGTGGGGTGCGACGTCACGGAGCGGGCCGACGGCCTCGAGATCGTCCCGGGATCCCTGCACGGCGCCCCCTGGCGGGCCTACGCCGATCACCGCATGGCCACCGCGGGTGCCATCATCGGCCTCGTGGTACCGGGGATCGAGGTGGACGACATCGACTCGACCGCCAAGACCATGCCGGGGTTCACCTCGATGTGGACCGGCATGCTCGCCGGCGGGACGACGTAG
- a CDS encoding SOS response-associated peptidase — translation MCGRFSLSSDPARLAVELDAVDEASSPPPGLWPDRGPVSPRFNIAPTTTIPTLVLDAPRERLDLSETPRRVLRSMRWGLVPSWARDPGRLPTLFNARVETAFEKPSFRAAVARRHCVVPMDGWYEWVPGQPATPGGRAGPKQPFHMSLPGTEGLLMAGLWEARRDPADQDVTQLSCAILTTAALGPLRRIHDRMPLVVDPSVVSDWLDPSVIGDPRALVDGAGGDLAQWADRVEIRPVSRAVSNVRNEGPDLVRPVDPTAGLLF, via the coding sequence ATGTGTGGACGGTTCTCGCTCTCCTCGGATCCGGCGCGGCTCGCGGTGGAACTCGACGCCGTGGACGAGGCGTCGTCGCCCCCGCCGGGGCTGTGGCCCGACCGGGGTCCGGTCTCACCGCGGTTCAACATCGCACCCACCACGACCATCCCGACGCTCGTCCTGGACGCCCCGCGCGAACGTCTCGACCTGAGCGAGACCCCCCGACGGGTCCTGCGCTCGATGCGCTGGGGCCTGGTGCCGTCCTGGGCCAGGGACCCGGGGAGGTTGCCGACCCTGTTCAACGCCCGGGTCGAGACCGCCTTCGAGAAGCCGTCGTTCCGTGCCGCCGTGGCCCGGCGCCACTGTGTGGTGCCGATGGACGGGTGGTACGAGTGGGTCCCCGGGCAGCCGGCGACACCGGGGGGCCGGGCGGGGCCCAAGCAGCCGTTCCACATGAGCCTGCCCGGCACCGAGGGCTTGCTCATGGCGGGGCTCTGGGAAGCCCGGCGCGATCCCGCCGACCAGGACGTCACCCAGCTCTCGTGCGCCATCCTCACCACCGCGGCGCTCGGACCGCTGCGCCGCATCCACGACCGGATGCCGCTCGTGGTGGACCCGTCCGTGGTCTCCGACTGGCTCGACCCGTCCGTGATCGGCGACCCCCGGGCGCTGGTCGACGGTGCGGGCGGTGACCTGGCTCAGTGGGCCGACCGGGTGGAGATCCGGCCGGTCTCGCGCGCGGTCTCCAACGTCCGGAACGAGGGTCCGGACCTGGTGCGCCCGGTGGATCCGACCGCCGGGCTGCTGTTCTGA
- a CDS encoding aminoacyl-tRNA deacylase — protein sequence MWVTRKRAGQRTPAAAATPAVAALLSAGVDHVVHTYSAGAGAFGDEAARIMGERLGIDAGRVFKTLVLTTARPPEGTRTPLAVAVLPVTAMLDLKAAASALSCGKASLAPVDVAEKTTGYVVGGVSPLGQKRSLATVVDRSASDHTTILCSAGRRGWEIELAPTDLVALTGATTAAITAR from the coding sequence GTGTGGGTGACCCGGAAACGCGCGGGACAGCGCACACCCGCCGCCGCGGCGACCCCCGCCGTCGCCGCCCTGCTCTCCGCGGGCGTCGACCACGTGGTGCACACCTACAGCGCCGGCGCGGGGGCCTTCGGCGACGAGGCCGCACGCATCATGGGCGAACGCCTGGGAATCGACGCCGGCAGGGTGTTCAAGACGCTGGTGCTCACGACCGCCCGCCCACCCGAGGGGACCCGGACCCCGCTGGCGGTCGCGGTCCTGCCGGTCACGGCCATGCTCGACCTCAAGGCGGCCGCTTCCGCGCTGTCCTGCGGAAAGGCCTCACTCGCCCCTGTGGACGTCGCGGAGAAGACCACCGGGTACGTGGTCGGCGGGGTCTCGCCCCTCGGGCAGAAGAGGTCCCTGGCGACGGTCGTCGACCGGTCCGCGTCGGACCACACCACAATCCTGTGCAGCGCCGGCCGGCGGGGATGGGAGATCGAGCTCGCACCCACGGACCTCGTCGCCCTCACGGGAGCGACCACGGCGGCGATCACCGCGCGGTGA
- a CDS encoding sigma-70 family RNA polymerase sigma factor, translated as MRTAVLEAPGVRIDSGSPTGEEYRLPTELQPDESDQRAEQFEELAMPLLDQLYGAALRMTRNPADAEDLVQEAYAKAYAGFHSFKPGTNFRAWMHRILTNAYINHYRKRQRQPAQYPTEEITDWQLAAAAEHTSTGLRSAEVEAMELLPDDEIRAALAQLPEEFRMAVYYADVQDLPYKEIAEIMDTPLGTVMSRLHRGRKQLRELLRDVATERGFGRDRAGGAS; from the coding sequence ATGCGGACCGCGGTCCTCGAGGCCCCCGGCGTGCGGATAGACTCCGGGTCACCGACAGGTGAGGAGTACCGGTTGCCGACAGAGTTGCAGCCCGACGAGTCCGACCAACGTGCCGAGCAGTTCGAAGAGTTGGCCATGCCGCTTCTCGACCAGTTGTACGGTGCTGCTCTGCGGATGACTCGCAACCCGGCGGATGCGGAGGACCTCGTGCAGGAGGCGTACGCGAAGGCGTACGCGGGCTTCCACTCGTTCAAGCCCGGGACGAATTTCCGCGCCTGGATGCACCGCATCCTCACCAACGCGTACATCAACCACTACCGCAAGCGGCAGCGCCAACCCGCCCAGTATCCGACCGAGGAGATCACGGACTGGCAGCTGGCGGCCGCCGCCGAACACACCTCCACCGGGCTGCGTTCGGCGGAGGTCGAGGCGATGGAGCTGCTGCCGGACGACGAGATCCGGGCCGCGTTGGCGCAGTTGCCGGAGGAGTTCCGGATGGCGGTCTACTACGCGGATGTCCAGGATCTTCCCTACAAGGAGATCGCCGAGATCATGGACACCCCGCTGGGAACCGTGATGTCGCGCCTGCACAGGGGCCGGAAGCAGCTGCGTGAGTTGCTGCGCGACGTGGCGACCGAGCGTGGCTTCGGTCGTGACAGGGCGGGGGGTGCGTCGTGA
- a CDS encoding zf-HC2 domain-containing protein — translation MREHDPRLDRIDCEAARRDLSLLVDLECDDACRSRLEHHLAGCPTCRELFLSERRLKAKLSSSCCEKAPSGLRERLMVEIRRTTVTTTDADGTTVVHRTTTVHRRDAEGRHRTE, via the coding sequence ATGAGGGAGCACGACCCGCGGTTGGATCGGATCGACTGCGAGGCCGCCCGGCGCGACCTGTCCCTGCTCGTGGACCTCGAATGCGACGACGCGTGTCGCTCGAGGCTCGAGCATCACCTCGCGGGGTGCCCCACCTGTAGGGAGCTCTTCCTCTCGGAGCGTCGGCTCAAGGCGAAGTTGTCCAGTTCATGCTGTGAGAAGGCGCCGTCCGGGCTGAGGGAACGACTGATGGTGGAGATCCGACGCACCACGGTGACCACGACCGATGCCGACGGGACGACGGTGGTGCACCGGACCACGACCGTCCACCGGCGCGATGCGGAAGGACGTCACCGGACCGAGTGA
- a CDS encoding 50S ribosomal protein bL37 yields the protein MGKRGRKRRDRRKNNANHGKRPNS from the coding sequence ATGGGCAAGCGTGGCCGCAAGAGGCGGGATCGCCGCAAGAACAACGCCAACCACGGCAAGCGTCCGAACAGCTGA
- a CDS encoding biotin/lipoyl-binding carrier protein, with translation MTEQVRAEMVANVMEVVAAVGTEVAEGDTIVLLESMKMEIPVLCETAGTVTEVAVTPGDVIQAGDLIAVIG, from the coding sequence ATGACTGAACAGGTCCGTGCCGAGATGGTCGCGAACGTCATGGAGGTCGTCGCAGCCGTCGGCACCGAGGTCGCCGAGGGCGACACCATCGTGCTCCTCGAGTCCATGAAGATGGAGATCCCGGTGTTGTGTGAGACGGCCGGCACCGTCACCGAGGTGGCCGTGACCCCCGGAGATGTCATCCAGGCCGGTGATCTCATCGCCGTGATCGGCTGA
- a CDS encoding WhiB family transcriptional regulator: protein MDWRHKAICRDEDPELFFPVGNSGPALAQIAEAKIVCNRCPVTAECLAWALESGQDAGVWGGMSEDERRALKRRRARTRTSV, encoded by the coding sequence ATGGACTGGCGCCACAAGGCCATCTGCCGCGACGAGGATCCCGAGCTGTTCTTCCCCGTCGGCAATTCCGGACCCGCCCTCGCCCAGATCGCCGAGGCGAAGATCGTCTGCAACCGTTGCCCCGTCACCGCCGAGTGCCTGGCCTGGGCCCTCGAGTCCGGCCAGGACGCGGGCGTCTGGGGCGGGATGAGCGAGGACGAGCGTCGCGCTCTCAAGCGTCGTCGTGCCCGTACCCGCACGTCGGTCTGA
- a CDS encoding DEAD/DEAH box helicase, which yields MATTTAVVDAPSSDSSPSFAELGVRPEIVTALGERGITHTFAIQELTLPLALAGSDLIGQARTGMGKTYGFGVPLLHRISTGEVTRELDGTPRALVIVPTRELCVQVTQDLKIAATGLTAPGRSGTRPLKVLSIYGGTPYEQQTDALEKGVDVVVGTPGRLLDLANQSKLVLGKVEVLVLDEADEMLDLGFLPDIEKLLRMVPDQRQTMLFSATMPGPIITLARTFLTKPTHIRAEAADSGATHENTTQFVYRAHSMDKPEVVSRILQAEGRGATMIFCRTKRTAQKVADDLAERGFRVGAIHGDLGQGAREKSLTAFRSGDVDVLVATDVAARGIDVDDVTHVINYQCPEDEKTYVHRIGRTGRAGRKGVAVTLVDWDDLPRWGLIDKALGLGHGEPAETYSTSPHLRTDLGIPEGAGGRIGAATGTGSGRRQSDRDARGSGRGSGTPRRRTRSGQSGSSGSGDAVATSDSGPAGGDAATGGDGTPRRRRRRRRNPSSSSDSTGRD from the coding sequence ATGGCCACGACGACGGCCGTCGTCGACGCCCCGTCCTCCGATTCTTCCCCCAGCTTCGCCGAACTCGGGGTCCGTCCCGAGATCGTCACCGCGCTCGGTGAGCGAGGCATCACCCACACCTTCGCCATCCAGGAACTGACCCTGCCGCTGGCTCTCGCCGGTTCCGACCTGATCGGCCAGGCCCGCACGGGGATGGGCAAGACCTACGGGTTCGGCGTACCGCTCCTGCACCGCATCTCCACGGGCGAGGTGACCCGGGAACTCGACGGCACGCCACGAGCCCTGGTCATCGTGCCCACCCGCGAGTTGTGCGTCCAGGTCACCCAGGACCTCAAGATCGCCGCCACCGGGCTCACCGCCCCGGGCCGGTCGGGGACCCGCCCGCTCAAGGTGCTGTCCATCTACGGTGGCACCCCCTATGAGCAGCAGACCGACGCTCTCGAGAAGGGCGTCGACGTGGTGGTGGGGACCCCCGGGCGACTGCTCGACCTCGCCAACCAGTCGAAGCTGGTGCTCGGCAAGGTCGAGGTGCTCGTCCTCGACGAAGCCGACGAGATGCTCGACCTGGGCTTCCTGCCGGACATCGAGAAACTGCTCCGGATGGTGCCCGACCAGCGTCAGACCATGCTCTTCTCGGCCACCATGCCGGGACCGATCATCACCCTGGCCCGCACGTTCCTCACCAAGCCCACGCACATCCGGGCGGAGGCGGCCGACTCCGGCGCCACGCACGAGAACACCACCCAGTTCGTCTATCGCGCGCACTCCATGGACAAGCCCGAGGTGGTCTCGCGAATCCTGCAGGCCGAGGGACGCGGCGCCACGATGATCTTCTGTCGCACCAAGCGCACGGCACAGAAGGTGGCCGACGACCTGGCCGAGCGGGGATTCCGGGTGGGGGCGATCCACGGAGACCTGGGCCAGGGCGCGCGCGAGAAGTCGCTGACGGCCTTCAGGTCCGGGGACGTCGACGTCCTCGTGGCGACCGACGTGGCGGCGCGCGGCATCGACGTCGACGACGTCACCCACGTCATCAACTACCAGTGCCCCGAGGACGAGAAGACCTACGTCCACCGGATCGGTCGTACCGGACGAGCCGGACGGAAGGGGGTCGCGGTCACGCTCGTCGACTGGGACGACCTCCCGCGCTGGGGCCTCATCGACAAGGCGCTCGGCCTCGGCCACGGCGAGCCCGCCGAGACCTATTCGACGTCTCCTCACCTCCGGACCGACCTCGGTATCCCGGAGGGCGCGGGGGGCCGGATCGGGGCCGCGACCGGGACCGGTTCCGGTCGTCGTCAGTCCGATCGCGACGCCCGGGGATCCGGGCGCGGATCCGGCACTCCCCGTCGGCGCACGCGATCCGGGCAGTCCGGGTCCTCCGGGTCCGGCGATGCGGTCGCGACCTCCGACTCCGGCCCGGCCGGTGGCGACGCCGCGACCGGCGGTGACGGCACCCCGAGGCGACGTCGGCGTCGTCGGCGGAATCCCTCGTCGTCGTCCGACTCCACCGGCCGGGACTAG
- a CDS encoding DUF3107 domain-containing protein, which produces MEVKIGIADSNRELVFKTGMKPEDVHARVEAALTAESKAVLELDDEKGRRYLVSTDRVAYVEIGESARRPVGFLS; this is translated from the coding sequence GTGGAGGTCAAGATCGGCATCGCCGACAGCAATCGCGAGCTCGTGTTCAAGACCGGCATGAAGCCGGAGGACGTGCACGCCCGCGTCGAGGCCGCTCTCACCGCGGAGAGCAAGGCGGTCCTGGAGCTGGACGACGAGAAGGGCCGTCGCTATCTCGTGTCGACCGACAGGGTCGCCTACGTCGAGATCGGCGAATCGGCGCGCCGCCCGGTGGGATTCCTCTCCTAG